One stretch of Periplaneta americana isolate PAMFEO1 chromosome 1, P.americana_PAMFEO1_priV1, whole genome shotgun sequence DNA includes these proteins:
- the LOC138697909 gene encoding putative ankyrin repeat protein RBE_0220, with protein MKNRYIQCIKILMERYDCLINIQNSRGFTAIYEAANHGCKEIVEAMLKFGGRSLEHKSSAKTERKLIKEKYPDIELPLSLPKTVDMKFGLHKQLAKALQKQDLETFLNVLNRFNDNDYSQMDPNYWCPTADSVTFLEIAVKDKNNERFVEALLKAGADPNIVNPTTSKTCLHLAVETGNVKFFDMLLNTAREISVNIQNADGKTALGLAVEKKNMKIVESILNYVKEEDISIYENDLDLVRTSYPELFAKLKLGTSGRKERDIESKLFQHLYKNETSKFLHTYEKELSKDDQSVTYDNGILIFLQLSVKKDFPDVVKFLLEKDVDPNDITKKGNQSPPLLLATQCQNYTILENFLKSSNSNFNINVTDANGNTALHFAARNNDLYAVSELLRAGADMKRRNVYDNLPLTERVIEGLLDKCVKSDGHPSNEEFKITFEFDFLLSLKKQTVTVQQLTQPIERHVNSESESEHLEGIALLLEENDQNSNDTEDIYHTWQNPESSSQKSLVQPRRNVERTEEERGDASSVVYRSPSVSINIDRENTNRRNEEEIRLPISNRSEPKENARNWKNPTLPQNAQYHNKILPEVELLHHLLKYNEYRNVINHPTVRCFLEFKWQKVKNLYYIHLVVMTVFVLHLNA; from the coding sequence ATGAAAAATCGATATATTCAGTGTATCAAAATACTAATGGAACGGTATGACTGCCTTATCAATATTCAAAATTCAAGAGGATTTACTGCTATTTATGAAGCAGCAAATCATGGTTGTAAAGAAATTGTAGAAGCAATGTTAAAATTTGGTGGTCGTTCACTGGAGCACAAGAGCAGTGCAAAAACAGAGCGTAAGCTTATTAAAGAGAAGTATCCTGATATCGAACTACcactttcacttcctaagacagTAGATATGAAGTTTGGACTTCACAAACAGCTTGCTAAGGCCCTTCAAAAACAAGATTTAGAAacgtttttaaatgtattaaaccGTTTCAATGACAATGATTATTCACAAATGGATCCAAATTATTGGTGTCCAACAGCAGATTCTGTTACTTTTCTTGAAATTGCTGTTAAAGACAAGAATAATGAACGATTTGTTGAAGCTCTATTAAAAGCTGGGGCAGATCCAAATATTGTCAATCCTACAACAAGTAAAACATGTCTGCATTTAGCAGTTGAGACTGGGAACGtcaaattttttgacatgttATTAAACACCGCTAGGGAAATTTCTGTGAACATACAGAATGCTGATGGAAAAACGGCACTAGGTCTTGCAGTAGAAAAGAAGAATATGAAAATTGTTGAATCCATATTGAATTATGTAAAAGAGGAAGACATTTCCATTTATGAGAATGACCTCGATCTAGTAAGAACTTCTTATCCAGAACTATTTGCTAAACTGAAATTGGGTACTTCTGGGCGAAAGGAAAGAGACATTGAATCGAAGTTATTTCAGCACTTATATAAAAATGAGACAAGTAAGTTTCTTCACACTTATGAGAAAGAATTGAGTAAAGACGATCAGTCCGTAACTTACGACAATGGTATTCTCATTTTCCTACAACTTTCTGTGAAGAAAGATTTTCCAGATGTGGTAAAGTTTCTCCTAGAGAAAGATGTTGACCCAAATGATATTACTAAGAAAGGAAATCAATCTCCTCCACTATTACTGGCAACTCAGTGTCAAAATTacacaattttggaaaattttctcaAATCTTCAAACTCAAACTTTAATATAAATGTAACAGATGCCAACGGGAACACTGCTCTCCATTTCGCAGCTCGCAATAATGATCTGTATGCAGTTTCAGAATTACTGAGGGCCGGGGCAGATATGAAAAGGAGGAATGTGTATGATAACCTGCCTCTAACTGAAAGAGTAATTGAAGGCCTTTTAGATAAATGTGTAAAAAGTGATGGACATCCTTCCAACGAggaattcaaaattacatttgaatttgATTTTCTGCTATCACTGAAGAAACAAACAGTAACTGTTCAACAACTTACACAACCAATAGAGAGACACGTTAATTCAGAAAGCGAAAGTGAACATTTAGAAGGCATAGCACTACTGTTAGAAGAAAACGACCAAAATTCAAATGACACAGAAGATATTTATCATACCTGGCAGAATCCAGAAAGTTCGTCACAGAAGTCACTTGTCCAACCAAGAAGAAACGTTGAAAGAACTGAAGAGGAAAGAGGTGATGCATCTAGTGTAGTATATCGTTCTCCTAGCGTATCTATTAATATTGACAGAGAAAATACTAATAGAAGGAATGAAGAGGAAATTCGGTTGCCCATCTCAAATAGATCTGAACCTAAGGAAAATGCAAGAAACTGGAAAAATCCTACATTACCACAAAATGCTCAATACCATAACAAAATCCTTCCTGAAGTTGAGCTGTTACATCATTTGTTGAAATACAATGAATATAGGAATGTAATAAATCACCCAACGGTAAGATGCTTCTTAGAATTCAAATGGCAAAAAGTGAAAAATTTGTACTACATTCATCTGGTTGTTATGACTGTCTTTGTGTTGCATTTGAATGCTTAA